A window of the Myxococcus virescens genome harbors these coding sequences:
- the epsA gene encoding exopolysaccharide biosynthesis glycosyltransferase EpsA has protein sequence MSSAATPVPPQTPFTTGRARLNIGQLAIDQLTFEEAVTEIGRLVDSRQGGYVFTANVDHVVLAEDNAQFREAYARATISVVDGMPIVWASRAMDVPLPERIAGSDLILPLMKLGAERKWRVFLLGAGPGVAEKVGRIVSEQYGVEVVGWDSPMVRLDGGDAQNDPIVAKIREKDPHLLLVALGSPKQEVWISQVTSKLGPTTAIGIGAGLDFIAGTAKRAPVWISRAGFEWLYRLVNEPRRLWRRYILNDSRFATILLREFWQRTGAKKPE, from the coding sequence ATGAGCTCCGCCGCGACGCCCGTCCCCCCGCAGACTCCGTTCACCACTGGCCGAGCGCGCCTGAACATCGGCCAGCTCGCCATCGACCAGCTCACCTTCGAGGAGGCGGTGACGGAGATTGGCCGGCTGGTGGACTCGCGCCAGGGCGGCTACGTGTTCACCGCCAACGTGGACCACGTGGTGCTGGCCGAGGACAACGCGCAGTTCCGCGAGGCGTACGCACGCGCCACGATTTCAGTGGTGGATGGGATGCCCATCGTCTGGGCCTCGCGCGCCATGGACGTGCCGCTGCCCGAGCGCATCGCCGGTTCGGACCTCATCCTCCCGCTGATGAAGCTGGGGGCGGAGCGCAAGTGGCGCGTGTTCCTGCTGGGCGCGGGCCCCGGCGTGGCGGAGAAGGTGGGCCGCATCGTCAGCGAGCAGTACGGCGTGGAGGTGGTGGGCTGGGATTCGCCCATGGTGCGCCTGGACGGCGGCGACGCGCAGAACGACCCGATTGTCGCGAAGATTCGCGAGAAGGACCCGCACCTGCTCCTGGTGGCGCTGGGCAGCCCGAAGCAGGAGGTGTGGATTTCGCAGGTGACCTCCAAGCTGGGGCCCACGACGGCGATTGGCATTGGCGCGGGGTTGGACTTCATCGCCGGCACGGCGAAGCGCGCGCCCGTTTGGATTTCGCGCGCGGGCTTTGAATGGCTGTACCGGCTGGTGAACGAGCCCAGGCGCCTGTGGCGGCGGTACATCCTGAATGACTCCCGCTTCGCCACGATTCTGCTGCGCGAGTTCTGGCAGCGGACGGGCGCGAAGAAGCCGGAGTAG
- the epsB gene encoding GH44 family glycoside hydrolase EpsB, which produces MRSRTKAGAAVLSGALLVGGTVTVARAVGAEAPGTSNEATAAPDTNNAAGASGTTTTAPATGTEKTAPVMLYDGGLSPGWKDLGWAQRELPKGAPARMRLFNYAGWILYRPKLEGTFGALSFRFSAPESFGEFLEVRLDAPGAASFPRVPIIPELQVRKDGEWSEIVIPMEQLNPRGQPFDRVVLRASKSVGREWVLFDKVALVPLPPDLAAALAAGGGRMGQGSGREAPMTIDCTAPSHRISPLIYGIAFDGLTEKRDKHQYEMGATTRRWGGNPTSRYNWKLGGAWNTANDWFYQNVDIGLSYDDFLESNRKHGMTSALTVPILGWVAKDAKSVGFPVSRFGPQQQEDNGSGNGLTRDGTPLKPGAPTLTSTEAPPEFIAEWIRAIRKKDQERGQRSVQTYILDNEPMLWNSTHRDVHPEPLSYDGLLERTIAYGTVVRKEDPEGLIAGPAEWGWTNYLWSAADFAPGKMPHSDRRAHGNMPLLPWYLRQLREHEKKTGVRLLDIVDLHFYPQTNVGVGLEGNTDPATNARRIRSTRGLWDPTYKDESWIGEPIRLIPRMKEWIADHYPGLRISIGEYNFGAFRHMSGGLAQAEALGRFAQENIYSAYFWQYPTEGSPVFWAFRAFRNFDGKGSRFQDWWVPAKAAEGTSVFASRDEAGGKMVAVVLNFDPDQAAQAQIQLKGCGTLDSVRVLGYSGAPGGFTEQTPGAKAAGSLTQRLPPYSMTVLDLTVKKP; this is translated from the coding sequence ATGCGTTCGCGGACGAAGGCGGGTGCCGCTGTACTGTCGGGTGCGCTGCTGGTTGGTGGCACCGTAACCGTGGCGCGGGCCGTCGGCGCGGAAGCGCCGGGCACGAGCAACGAGGCCACGGCGGCGCCGGACACGAACAACGCAGCGGGCGCGAGCGGCACCACGACCACGGCGCCTGCAACCGGCACGGAGAAGACCGCGCCGGTGATGCTGTACGACGGCGGCCTGTCCCCCGGCTGGAAGGACCTCGGCTGGGCGCAGCGCGAGCTCCCCAAGGGCGCGCCGGCGCGCATGCGCCTGTTCAACTACGCCGGGTGGATTCTGTACCGGCCCAAGCTGGAGGGCACCTTCGGCGCGCTGTCGTTCCGCTTCAGCGCGCCAGAGTCCTTCGGCGAGTTCCTGGAGGTCCGGCTGGACGCTCCGGGCGCCGCCAGCTTCCCACGCGTCCCCATCATCCCCGAGCTCCAGGTCCGCAAGGACGGGGAGTGGTCGGAGATCGTCATCCCCATGGAGCAGCTCAACCCACGCGGCCAGCCGTTCGACCGCGTGGTGCTGCGCGCGTCCAAGAGCGTGGGCCGCGAATGGGTGCTGTTCGACAAGGTGGCGCTGGTGCCGCTGCCGCCAGACCTCGCCGCCGCGCTGGCCGCGGGGGGCGGACGCATGGGCCAGGGCAGTGGCCGCGAGGCGCCCATGACCATCGACTGCACCGCGCCGAGCCACCGCATCAGCCCGCTCATCTACGGCATCGCCTTCGACGGGTTGACGGAGAAGCGCGACAAGCACCAGTACGAGATGGGCGCCACCACGCGCCGCTGGGGCGGCAACCCCACGTCCCGCTACAACTGGAAGCTGGGCGGCGCGTGGAACACCGCGAACGACTGGTTCTACCAGAACGTCGACATCGGCCTGAGCTACGACGACTTCCTGGAGTCCAACCGCAAGCACGGCATGACGTCCGCGCTGACGGTGCCCATCCTGGGTTGGGTGGCCAAGGACGCGAAGTCGGTGGGCTTCCCCGTGTCGCGCTTCGGCCCGCAGCAGCAGGAGGACAACGGCTCGGGCAACGGGCTCACCCGGGATGGCACGCCGCTGAAGCCCGGCGCACCGACGCTCACCAGCACCGAGGCCCCACCGGAGTTCATCGCCGAGTGGATCCGCGCCATCCGGAAGAAGGACCAGGAGCGGGGGCAGCGCAGCGTCCAGACGTACATCCTGGACAACGAGCCCATGCTCTGGAACTCCACGCACCGCGACGTGCACCCGGAGCCGCTGTCGTATGACGGGCTGCTGGAGCGCACGATTGCCTACGGCACGGTGGTGCGGAAGGAAGACCCGGAGGGCCTCATCGCGGGCCCGGCCGAGTGGGGCTGGACGAACTACCTGTGGTCCGCGGCGGACTTCGCGCCGGGGAAGATGCCGCACTCCGACCGGCGCGCGCACGGCAACATGCCGCTGCTGCCCTGGTACCTGCGGCAGCTGCGCGAGCACGAGAAGAAGACGGGCGTGCGGCTGCTCGACATCGTGGACCTGCACTTCTATCCACAGACGAACGTCGGGGTCGGCCTGGAGGGCAACACGGACCCCGCCACCAACGCGCGCCGCATCCGCTCCACGCGCGGGCTGTGGGACCCCACGTACAAGGACGAGTCCTGGATTGGCGAGCCCATCCGGCTGATTCCGCGCATGAAGGAGTGGATCGCCGACCACTACCCGGGCCTGCGCATCTCCATTGGTGAGTACAACTTCGGCGCCTTCCGGCACATGAGCGGCGGGCTGGCCCAGGCCGAGGCGCTGGGCCGCTTCGCGCAGGAGAACATCTACTCCGCCTACTTCTGGCAGTACCCCACCGAGGGCTCGCCGGTGTTCTGGGCGTTCCGCGCGTTCCGGAACTTCGACGGCAAGGGGAGCCGCTTCCAGGACTGGTGGGTGCCCGCGAAGGCCGCCGAGGGCACCAGCGTGTTCGCCTCGCGCGACGAGGCGGGCGGGAAGATGGTGGCGGTGGTCCTCAACTTCGACCCGGACCAGGCCGCCCAGGCGCAGATTCAACTCAAGGGCTGCGGGACACTCGACAGCGTGCGCGTGCTGGGCTACTCGGGCGCACCTGGGGGGTTCACCGAGCAGACTCCCGGTGCGAAGGCCGCGGGCTCCCTGACCCAGCGGCTGCCGCCCTATTCCATGACCGTGCTCGACCTGACGGTGAAGAAGCCATGA
- the epsC gene encoding serine O-acetyltransferase EpsC, with amino-acid sequence MLKARESMIGSLVTDALELAKAANGNSDAKSIAKVVLTSDSYRITALNRAREAALAYRIPLVNHVLRVAQTAVMGIEIGKDVTLGKGVYFVHSLGVVIGGDARIGDRVRFYGNNTVGTAKDNGYPVIEDDVWIGAGARILGPVRIGARSRIGANAVVLQDVPPDSVAVGIPARIFPRKDTDDVAL; translated from the coding sequence ATGCTGAAGGCCAGGGAATCAATGATTGGCTCGCTCGTCACGGATGCGCTGGAGCTGGCGAAGGCCGCCAATGGCAACTCGGACGCGAAGTCCATTGCCAAGGTGGTGCTGACCAGTGATTCGTACCGCATCACCGCGCTCAACCGCGCCCGCGAGGCCGCGCTGGCCTACCGCATCCCCCTGGTCAACCACGTGCTGCGCGTGGCGCAGACGGCGGTGATGGGGATTGAGATTGGCAAGGACGTCACGCTCGGCAAGGGCGTGTACTTCGTGCACAGCCTGGGCGTCGTCATCGGCGGCGACGCGCGCATCGGCGACCGCGTGCGCTTCTACGGGAACAACACCGTGGGCACCGCAAAGGACAACGGCTATCCCGTCATCGAGGATGACGTCTGGATTGGCGCGGGGGCCCGCATCCTGGGACCGGTGCGCATCGGCGCGCGCTCGCGCATCGGCGCCAACGCGGTGGTGCTCCAGGACGTGCCGCCGGACAGCGTGGCCGTGGGGATTCCCGCCCGCATCTTCCCGCGCAAGGACACGGACGACGTCGCGCTCTAG
- the epsD gene encoding exopolysaccharide biosynthesis glycosyltransferase EpsD, translated as MSSTSAPRLSVVIATYNRLPLITRLLWQLAGQTLPPEQFEVVVVDDGSKEPTREPLRALALPYTLRVEVQQNAGAAAARHRGVMAARGDVVLVTDDDMQVAPDFLERHLAHHPEGSRTVVLGRIRPDPSIGDMPLFERWYAYLNNRMAEELSTPGARARGVHLFTGNVSFPRADYAGVGGFDQSLGQSEDVELGVRLEKAGCAFVFARDAYVLHGSDHVSFERWLKRAHRYGMFDTQVARKHPDVRDVNPWRLLFQTHPLTRPLLAATLVAPDASRVLTRAVMHAANAADKLGLEKAAFAGTSVVYGMEYLRGARGEAGGWTGIAREVARYLQGRGE; from the coding sequence ATGAGCTCCACCTCCGCGCCCCGGCTCAGCGTCGTCATCGCCACGTACAACCGGCTGCCCCTCATCACCCGGCTGCTGTGGCAGCTGGCCGGGCAGACGCTGCCGCCCGAGCAGTTCGAGGTCGTCGTGGTGGACGACGGCTCCAAGGAGCCCACCCGCGAGCCGCTGCGGGCTCTGGCCCTGCCCTACACCCTGCGCGTGGAGGTGCAGCAGAACGCGGGCGCCGCCGCCGCCCGGCACCGGGGCGTCATGGCCGCCCGGGGTGACGTGGTGCTCGTCACGGATGACGACATGCAGGTGGCCCCGGACTTCCTGGAGCGGCACCTGGCGCACCATCCGGAGGGCTCGCGCACCGTGGTGCTGGGCCGCATCCGGCCGGACCCGTCCATTGGCGACATGCCGTTGTTCGAGCGCTGGTACGCGTACCTCAACAACCGCATGGCCGAGGAGCTCTCCACGCCCGGCGCCCGCGCCCGCGGCGTCCACCTGTTCACCGGCAACGTGTCCTTCCCCCGCGCGGACTACGCGGGCGTGGGCGGCTTCGACCAGTCATTGGGACAGTCGGAGGACGTGGAGCTGGGCGTGCGGCTGGAGAAGGCCGGCTGCGCCTTCGTCTTCGCGCGTGACGCGTACGTGCTGCACGGCAGTGACCACGTGTCCTTCGAGCGCTGGCTGAAGCGCGCGCACCGCTACGGGATGTTCGACACGCAGGTGGCCCGGAAGCACCCGGACGTGCGTGACGTCAATCCGTGGCGCCTGCTGTTCCAGACCCACCCCCTGACCCGCCCGCTGCTGGCCGCCACCCTGGTGGCGCCGGACGCGTCACGCGTGCTGACGCGCGCGGTGATGCACGCCGCCAACGCCGCGGACAAGCTGGGCCTGGAGAAGGCCGCCTTCGCCGGCACCTCCGTGGTGTACGGGATGGAGTATCTGCGCGGCGCGCGCGGCGAGGCCGGCGGCTGGACGGGCATTGCCCGCGAGGTCGCCCGCTACCTGCAGGGCCGGGGGGAGTAG
- the epsE gene encoding exopolysaccharide biosynthesis GT4 family glycosyltransferase EpsE, whose product MPSTVQKIGYLIPEFPGQTHIFFWRELQALQGKGVTPELVSTRPPPARIISHSWAREAMSRTEYLTPPGPLGVAKAAAEVARAMPTGWARCLASIARAEGLDAKGRAQLLAFAVMGGRLASLARERGWTHVHVHSCANAAHVALFANLLSGLPYSLTLHGPLDDYGPNQREKWRHARFAFVITKKLLKEVNDELAGALPSRIELAPMGVELRKFNRSVPYSAWTGEGPLRIFSCGRLNPCKGHADLIDAVGMLRAKGLDARLSIAGEDEAGGTTYRKVLEAKIQETGLSDAVTLLGAVSEDTVRGEIERAHIFSLASLQEPLGVAIMEAMAMRVPVVVTGAGGVPELVDDGVDGILVPPQQPRTLADKLEAVARDAQEAHRLGEAGRRKVETTFSSERSADMLAQMLQRAVV is encoded by the coding sequence ATGCCATCCACCGTGCAGAAGATTGGCTATTTGATTCCCGAGTTCCCCGGACAGACGCACATCTTCTTCTGGCGCGAGCTGCAGGCGCTCCAGGGGAAGGGCGTGACGCCGGAACTGGTGTCCACGCGTCCGCCTCCCGCGCGCATCATCTCGCACAGCTGGGCGCGCGAGGCCATGTCGCGCACGGAGTACCTGACGCCGCCGGGGCCGCTGGGGGTCGCCAAGGCCGCCGCGGAGGTGGCCCGCGCCATGCCCACGGGCTGGGCCCGGTGTCTGGCCTCCATCGCCCGAGCGGAAGGGCTGGACGCGAAGGGCCGCGCGCAGCTGCTGGCCTTCGCCGTCATGGGCGGCCGGCTGGCGTCGCTGGCGCGGGAGCGGGGCTGGACGCACGTCCACGTCCATTCATGCGCCAACGCCGCGCACGTGGCGCTCTTCGCGAACCTCCTGTCGGGGTTGCCCTACAGCCTGACGTTGCACGGGCCGCTGGATGATTACGGCCCCAACCAGCGCGAGAAGTGGCGGCACGCGCGGTTCGCCTTCGTGATTACGAAGAAGCTGCTCAAGGAAGTGAATGACGAGCTGGCCGGCGCGCTGCCGTCGCGCATCGAGCTGGCGCCCATGGGCGTGGAGCTGCGCAAGTTCAACCGCTCCGTGCCCTACTCGGCGTGGACGGGTGAAGGCCCGCTGCGCATCTTCTCCTGCGGCCGCCTCAACCCCTGCAAGGGCCACGCGGACCTCATCGACGCGGTGGGGATGTTGCGCGCGAAGGGGCTGGACGCGCGGCTGTCCATCGCGGGTGAGGACGAGGCCGGCGGCACCACGTACCGCAAGGTGCTGGAGGCCAAAATCCAGGAGACGGGCCTGAGCGACGCGGTGACGTTGCTGGGCGCGGTGAGCGAGGACACGGTGCGCGGTGAAATCGAGCGCGCGCACATCTTCTCGCTGGCGAGCCTCCAGGAGCCGTTGGGCGTGGCCATCATGGAGGCCATGGCCATGCGCGTGCCCGTGGTGGTGACGGGCGCGGGTGGGGTGCCGGAGTTGGTGGATGACGGGGTGGACGGAATCCTCGTGCCCCCGCAGCAGCCCCGCACCCTGGCGGACAAGCTGGAGGCCGTGGCGCGCGACGCGCAGGAGGCCCACCGGCTGGGTGAGGCGGGCCGTCGCAAGGTGGAGACGACGTTCAGCAGCGAGCGCAGCGCGGACATGCTCGCGCAGATGCTCCAGCGGGCGGTGGTGTAG
- the epsF gene encoding response regulator EpsF — MPEQPTFHALTRLEPLATSVLLVDDNAANLLALEAVLEPLGQRLVRASSGPEALRWLLREEFAVILLDVQMPGVDGFETARLIRQRQRTRYTPIIFLTAHGRDEAHLVHGYAVGAADYVVKPFHPDVLRWKVEAFVGLYLQQQRLQRHESALWERERRMLEQQGELRFRRLVDTMPQFVWELLLDGTIGYANRGWLDYAGLSPEQGRKWKDTLYCLHPEDVSCLRNAWKEAQREGQPLEQECRLRRADGEYRWFLTRTIPERDEQGQLAGWVSTATDIDDARRAVETLRAASEAKDMFLTMAAHELRTPLQAARGYAHLASVKAGDTLAPGVDKALHGIHRSVNRMAKLVENLLDVGRIQRGELHVEPKALDVGALLRDVAEHFEPLPEGQHIELDAPEGLVVPGDRERLDQVFTNLVSNALRYSPEGGRIRLAAREEAGRVHVEVVDHGLGIPGEKLEDIFERFGRAHGISYGGLGLGLSIARGIVERHGGRIWAESPGSQGMGSTFHVVLPVEPGKPAP; from the coding sequence ATGCCCGAGCAACCCACGTTCCATGCGCTCACCCGGCTGGAGCCGCTCGCCACGAGTGTCCTGCTGGTGGACGACAACGCGGCCAACCTGCTCGCGCTGGAGGCTGTCCTGGAGCCGTTGGGTCAACGGTTGGTGAGGGCGTCTTCAGGCCCCGAGGCCCTGCGATGGCTGCTTCGGGAGGAGTTCGCCGTCATCCTGCTGGACGTGCAGATGCCCGGCGTGGACGGCTTCGAGACGGCCCGCCTCATCCGCCAGCGCCAGCGCACCCGCTACACGCCCATCATCTTCCTCACCGCGCACGGCCGCGATGAAGCCCACCTGGTGCACGGCTACGCGGTGGGCGCGGCGGACTACGTGGTGAAGCCCTTCCACCCGGACGTGCTGCGCTGGAAGGTGGAGGCCTTCGTCGGGCTGTACCTCCAGCAGCAGCGGCTCCAGCGGCACGAGTCCGCGCTGTGGGAGCGCGAGCGCCGGATGCTGGAGCAGCAGGGCGAGCTGCGCTTCCGCCGGCTGGTGGACACCATGCCCCAGTTCGTCTGGGAGCTGCTGCTGGATGGCACCATCGGCTACGCCAACCGGGGCTGGCTGGACTACGCGGGGCTGTCGCCGGAGCAGGGGCGGAAGTGGAAGGACACGCTGTACTGCCTGCACCCGGAGGACGTCTCCTGCCTTCGGAACGCCTGGAAGGAAGCCCAGCGCGAGGGCCAACCGCTGGAGCAGGAGTGCCGGCTGCGGCGGGCGGATGGCGAGTACCGCTGGTTCCTGACGCGCACGATTCCAGAGCGCGACGAGCAGGGGCAGCTCGCCGGCTGGGTCTCCACGGCGACGGACATCGACGACGCGCGCCGGGCGGTGGAGACGCTGCGGGCGGCCAGTGAAGCGAAGGACATGTTCCTCACCATGGCGGCGCACGAGCTGCGCACGCCGCTGCAGGCCGCGCGGGGGTATGCGCACCTGGCCTCGGTGAAGGCGGGCGACACGCTGGCGCCGGGCGTGGACAAGGCGCTGCACGGCATCCACCGCAGCGTGAATCGCATGGCGAAGCTGGTGGAGAACCTGCTCGACGTGGGGCGCATCCAGCGGGGCGAGCTGCACGTGGAGCCGAAGGCGCTGGACGTGGGCGCGCTGCTGCGCGACGTGGCCGAGCACTTCGAGCCGCTGCCCGAAGGCCAGCACATCGAGCTGGACGCCCCCGAGGGACTGGTGGTGCCGGGAGACCGCGAGCGGCTGGACCAGGTGTTCACCAACCTGGTGTCGAACGCGCTGCGCTACTCACCGGAGGGCGGGCGCATCCGGCTCGCCGCCCGCGAAGAGGCGGGGCGCGTGCACGTGGAGGTGGTGGACCACGGGCTGGGCATCCCCGGCGAGAAGCTGGAGGACATCTTCGAGCGCTTCGGCCGCGCGCACGGGATTTCCTACGGCGGGCTGGGCCTGGGCCTGTCGATTGCGCGGGGCATCGTCGAACGCCACGGCGGGCGCATCTGGGCGGAGTCTCCCGGCAGCCAGGGCATGGGCAGCACCTTTCACGTCGTGCTGCCGGTGGAGCCGGGCAAGCCCGCGCCATGA
- the mgtE gene encoding magnesium transporter — MEPEAEPVHEDELRDAWPALSAQERVDGFHLLPPERARDFFATLNAPAQLGLLEALSPGERGTWLRAMAPDDAADVVQRLSPEAREAWLALLDAPSLREVRALLAYGEDAAGGLMNPRFVRVRPELRIDEALSYLRRQAREQVETVYYAYVLDEAQRLEGVVSLRQLFQATPDKAVREVMRTDLIRVRDDTDQEEVGRLFARYGLGAIPVVDDQGRMKGIVTVDDIVSVVQAEATEDIQKVGGTEALGAPYLEVGLPAMLKKRAGWLLVLFLSEMLTATAMTRYQDEIARAVVLSLFVPLIISAGGNAGSQASTLVIRALALAQVRLRDVVRVLRRELLSGLSLGLVLGSVGVARILLWQALFHLYGEHAFRVALTVGLAVLGVVTWGTLAGSMLPFLLRRLGFDPASASAPFVATLVDVSGLVIYFTTAELILRGTLL, encoded by the coding sequence ATGGAGCCCGAGGCCGAGCCGGTCCACGAAGACGAGCTGCGTGACGCGTGGCCGGCGCTGTCGGCGCAAGAGCGGGTGGATGGTTTCCACCTGCTGCCGCCCGAGCGCGCGCGGGACTTCTTCGCCACCCTGAATGCTCCCGCGCAACTGGGGCTGCTCGAGGCGCTCTCGCCCGGGGAGCGGGGCACGTGGCTGCGGGCGATGGCGCCGGATGACGCGGCGGATGTCGTGCAGCGGCTGTCTCCCGAGGCGCGGGAGGCCTGGCTGGCCCTGCTCGACGCGCCGTCCCTGCGTGAGGTGCGGGCGCTGCTGGCGTATGGCGAGGACGCGGCGGGGGGGCTGATGAACCCGCGCTTCGTCCGGGTGCGGCCGGAGCTGCGCATCGACGAGGCCCTCAGCTACCTGCGCCGGCAGGCCCGCGAGCAGGTGGAGACCGTCTACTACGCCTATGTGCTGGACGAGGCCCAGCGACTGGAGGGCGTGGTCTCCCTGCGCCAGCTCTTCCAGGCCACGCCGGACAAGGCGGTGCGGGAGGTGATGCGCACGGACCTGATTCGCGTGCGGGACGACACGGACCAGGAGGAGGTGGGGCGCCTCTTCGCCCGGTACGGCCTGGGGGCCATCCCCGTGGTGGACGACCAGGGGCGGATGAAGGGCATCGTCACCGTGGATGACATCGTCAGCGTGGTGCAGGCGGAGGCCACCGAGGACATCCAGAAGGTCGGTGGCACGGAGGCCCTGGGGGCGCCGTACCTGGAGGTGGGCCTGCCCGCCATGCTGAAGAAGCGCGCGGGCTGGCTGCTGGTGCTCTTCCTGTCGGAGATGCTCACCGCCACCGCCATGACGCGCTACCAGGATGAGATTGCCCGCGCGGTGGTGCTCAGCCTCTTCGTGCCGCTCATCATCTCCGCGGGAGGCAACGCCGGCAGTCAGGCCTCCACGCTGGTCATCCGCGCGTTGGCGCTGGCGCAGGTGCGCCTGCGGGACGTGGTCCGCGTGCTGCGGCGGGAGCTGCTGTCCGGCCTGTCACTGGGGCTGGTATTGGGCTCGGTGGGCGTGGCGCGCATCCTGCTCTGGCAGGCGCTGTTCCACCTCTACGGCGAGCACGCCTTCCGGGTGGCCCTCACGGTGGGGCTGGCGGTGCTGGGCGTGGTGACGTGGGGGACGCTGGCGGGTTCGATGCTGCCGTTCCTGCTGCGGCGGCTCGGCTTCGACCCCGCGAGCGCGTCCGCGCCCTTCGTGGCCACGCTGGTGGACGTCAGCGGGCTGGTCATCTACTTCACCACGGCGGAGCTCATCCTCCGGGGCACCCTGTTGTAG
- the wzy gene encoding exopolysaccharide repeat unit polymerase: MYAPDRPPYLRYGALLVFLVLATVGGAVIHPVVALAPVLCLGVVWVILKVPVKYPVLVVTWLVLAVDYVPERPQSGLWPSPLHPLGELMFAQLSYITKIGALRFPLVDVLILGLMGLAMYRRVTKSTIDPEPLPMPRPLIAVVALSLVAILWMEVRGIARGGDIKNSLWQWHQAAMMPFIVAMYHYAMRGPEDWPAFAKTIILAGLTKSAVSTYFAMVVVHELGVEVEYTTSHSDSMTFVFALLVAVMRFVEKPKSAHMLRGLAIIAFIGIGMIFNDRRLAYVSFAGCLLAAFLINPWTPLKRFLVRTLPFFAPFIIVYIAAGWNSGSSVFAPVQTIRSLIDGQGGEGNLDYRDIENLDMIATWAQFPILGTGYGHEFLEPIPLPDIAFVFPQYRFHPHNSLLGLFAFGGLLGYTGVWMYLAVTIYLVVRSYHRTNVSEYRAAALVIVGLVATYINQVFGDMGIISYICTFQISLAVAMTGKLAVRTGAWPMPHSRLLGPAPAAPVPPPGAITYPNEDAPSSAANPR; this comes from the coding sequence ATGTACGCACCCGACCGGCCGCCCTACCTGCGCTACGGCGCACTGCTTGTCTTCCTGGTGCTGGCCACCGTGGGCGGCGCCGTCATCCACCCCGTGGTCGCGTTGGCCCCAGTGCTGTGCCTGGGGGTGGTGTGGGTCATCCTGAAGGTGCCGGTGAAGTACCCGGTGTTGGTGGTGACCTGGCTCGTCCTGGCGGTGGACTACGTGCCAGAGCGGCCCCAGTCCGGCCTGTGGCCCTCGCCGCTCCACCCGCTGGGCGAGCTGATGTTCGCGCAGCTCAGCTACATCACCAAAATCGGGGCGCTGCGCTTCCCGCTGGTGGACGTGCTCATCCTCGGGTTGATGGGGCTGGCGATGTACCGGCGGGTGACGAAGTCCACCATCGACCCGGAGCCGCTGCCCATGCCCCGGCCGCTCATCGCCGTGGTGGCGCTGTCCCTGGTCGCCATCCTCTGGATGGAGGTGCGCGGCATCGCCCGGGGCGGGGACATCAAGAACTCGCTGTGGCAATGGCACCAGGCCGCGATGATGCCCTTCATCGTGGCGATGTATCACTACGCCATGCGGGGCCCGGAGGACTGGCCCGCCTTCGCGAAGACCATCATCCTGGCGGGCCTCACCAAGTCCGCGGTGAGCACCTACTTCGCCATGGTCGTGGTGCACGAGCTGGGCGTGGAGGTGGAGTACACCACGTCCCACTCTGACTCGATGACGTTCGTCTTCGCCCTGCTGGTGGCGGTGATGCGCTTCGTCGAGAAGCCCAAGTCCGCGCACATGCTGCGCGGCCTGGCCATCATCGCCTTCATTGGCATTGGGATGATTTTCAACGACCGGCGCCTGGCCTATGTCAGCTTCGCCGGCTGTCTGCTGGCGGCCTTCCTCATCAACCCGTGGACGCCGCTGAAGCGGTTCCTGGTGCGGACGCTGCCGTTCTTCGCGCCCTTCATCATCGTGTACATCGCGGCGGGGTGGAACTCCGGCTCGTCCGTCTTCGCGCCGGTGCAGACCATCCGCTCGCTGATTGACGGCCAGGGCGGCGAAGGCAACCTGGACTACCGCGACATCGAGAACCTGGACATGATTGCCACGTGGGCCCAGTTCCCCATCCTGGGCACCGGCTACGGGCACGAGTTCCTGGAGCCCATCCCACTGCCGGACATCGCCTTCGTCTTCCCCCAGTACCGCTTCCACCCGCACAACTCACTGCTGGGGCTGTTCGCGTTCGGGGGGCTGCTGGGCTACACGGGCGTGTGGATGTACCTGGCCGTCACCATCTACCTGGTGGTGCGCTCGTATCACCGCACCAACGTCTCGGAGTACCGCGCCGCCGCGCTCGTCATCGTGGGACTGGTGGCCACGTACATCAACCAGGTGTTCGGGGACATGGGCATCATCTCGTACATCTGCACGTTCCAGATATCGCTGGCCGTGGCCATGACGGGGAAGCTCGCCGTGCGCACCGGCGCGTGGCCCATGCCCCACAGCCGGCTGCTGGGCCCCGCGCCCGCCGCGCCCGTGCCACCGCCGGGCGCCATCACCTATCCCAACGAGGACGCCCCTTCCTCCGCCGCGAACCCGCGCTGA